A single genomic interval of Drosophila virilis strain 15010-1051.87 chromosome 2, Dvir_AGI_RSII-ME, whole genome shotgun sequence harbors:
- the Nep2 gene encoding neprilysin-2 isoform X1 codes for MARRRALRDLHAKLPLRNCKRANFGWFGGGLMLAATAAAKWNPNWWRRRTKLERSLLILSGILFLIAATGFGLWIFNALKPFEGGAGSGSGSESGADAEPSLAPPEATALHSDTTNMNKLSVEAPKGKADSEDVCLTKECIHTASTVLSKIKADVEPCDNFYEFACGTYIEEENIPDDKVSISTFSVISDKLQEQLKDIITAERPATEPKHFRLPNLLYKACMNKTLIESLGATPIAKIAKSLGGWPLIEGDSWNADDSWTWQEQVKKFRKAGFSMDYIIDFSIGVDLQNSTKRIIDVDQSALALSREYLVKGFNETLVTAYYEYMVDIAVLFGANKDEAKTQLLASLEFEIALANISWPNEKRRNSSELHNLRTAKQLQAAYPYVDWVDYMNALLPAGLTVQDDEIINLTVPPFFDELGKLLAKTPNRVIANYMMWRIHAFSIGFLSEEFRKRQLQYATALSGRQEQEARWKECVDIASGSDSDDLEADTDSLGISVGSLYVRKHFNQDSKSKALEMVNDIRMVFDDILNEVIWMDDKTKKEAKEKLHSMATHIGYPDEMLDNEKLAKYYEKLDINPEKYFESFLNMNIFGTDYSFNKLRLPVNKTDWIRHARPAIVNAFYSSLENSIQFPAGILQGHFFNAQRPKYMNFGAIGYVIGHEITHGFDDQGRQFDVKGNLRDWWQPDTQKAYLKKAQCIIEQYGNYTDNATGLNLNGINTQGENIADNGGVKESYIAYQRWVEKHGPEPKLPGLNYTPQQMFWISAGQTWCAKYRKESLKMRITTGVHSPSEFRVLGSLANMKDFAKDFQCPEGSPMNPVQKCEVW; via the exons GAATCCCAACTGGTGGCGACGACGCACCAAGCTGGAGCGGAGCCTGCTCATCCTGAGCGGTATTCTTTTCCTGATTGCCGCCACAGGCTTCGGCCTCTGGATATTCAATGCTCTCAAGCCGTTCGAAGGAGGTGCCGGATCCGGATCCGGATCCGAATCTGGAGCCGATGCAGAACCCTCATTGGCCCCACCGGAGGCGACAGCTTTGCATAGCGATACCACCAATATGAACAAGTTGTCTGTTGAGGCTCCCAAAGGAAAGGCGGATTCGGAGGACGTTTGCCTGACCAAGGAGTGCATACACACCGCCTCCACGGTGCTGAGCAAGATCAAGGCGGATGTGGAGCCTTGCGACAATTTCTACGAGTTCGCCTGTGGCACCTACATTGAAGAGGAGAACATACCTGACGACAAGGTATCCATCAGCACTTTCTCCGTCATCTCTGACAAGCTGCAGGAGCAGCTCAAGGACATCATCACCGCCGAGCGACCTGCCACGGAGCCCAAACACTTCCGTTTGCCCAATTTGCTATACAAGGCATGCATGAACAAGA CGTTGATTGAATCTTTGGGCGCCACACCAATCGCCAAGATTGCCAAATCCCTGGGCGGCTGGCCGTTGATTGAAGGCGACAGCTGGAATGCGGACGACAGCTGGACCTGGCAGGAGCAGGTTAAGAAATTCCGCAAGGCCGGCTTCAGCATGGACTACATCATTGACTTCTCCATTGGCGTGGATCTGCAGAACAGCACCAAGCGCATTATCGAT GTGGATCAGTCCGCATTGGCTTTGAGTCGCGAGTACCTGGTTAAGGGATTTAATGAAACCCTGGTTACCGCTTATTATGAATACATGGTGGACATTGCGGTGCTTTTTGGCGCCAACAAGGATGAAGCCAAGACCCAACTACTCGCATCGCTCGAGTTCGAAATTGCCCTGGCCAAC ATCTCCTGGCCCAATGAGAAGCGTCGCAACTCATCGGAGCTGCACAACCTACGCACCGCAAAGCAGCTGCAGGCTGCCTATCCGTACGTTGACTGGGTGGACTATATGAATGCCCTGCTGCCAGCTGGCCTCACCGTGCAGGACGACGAGATAATCAATCTGACCGTGCCGCCGTTCTTCGACGAGCTGGGCAAGCTGCTGGCCAAGACGCCCAATCGTGTGATTGCCAACTATATGATGTGGCGCATACACGCCTTCTCCATTGGCTTCCTCAGTGAGGAGTTCCGCAAGCGGCAGCTGCAGTATGCCACAGCGCTGTCCGGTCGTCAGGAGCAGGAGGCACGCTGGAAGGAGTGCGTTGATATTGCCTCCGGCAG TGACAGTGACGATCTCGAAGCAGACACTGATAG CCTTGGCATATCCGTGGGCTCGCTCTACGTTCGCAAGCATTTCAACCAGGACTCGAAGTCGAAAGCCTTGGAAATGGTCAACGATATACGCATGGTGTTTGACGATATACTGAATGAAGTCATCTGGATGGACGACAAGACGAAGAAGGAGGCCAAGGAGAAGCTTCATAGCATGGCCACGCACATTGGCTATCCCGACGAGATGTTGGACAACGAGAAACTGGCCAAATACTATGAGAAACTTGACATCAATCCGGAAAAGTATTTCGAGTCGTTTTTGAACATGAACATCTTTGGCACAGACTATTCATTCAACAAGTTGCGTCTGCCGGTCAACAAAACAGATTGGATACGTCATGCCCGGCCAGCTATTGTAAACGCCTTCTACTCCTCCCTGGAGAACAGCATAC AGTTCCCGGCTGGCATACTGCAGGGCCATTTCTTTAACGCCCAGCGACCCAAGTACATGAATTTCGGAGCTATTGGCTATGTGATTGGACATGAAATCACACACGGCTTCGATGATCAAGGTCGTCAGTTTGACGTGAAAGGCAACTTGCGGGACTGGTGGCAGCCGGACACCCAGAAGGCCTATCTTAAGAAGGCACAGTGTATTATCGAACAGTATGGAAACTATACGGACAACGCAACTGGCTTGAAT TTGAATGGCATCAACACTCAAGGCGAAAATATTGCCGATAATGGTGGCGTGAAGGAGTCGTATATTGCCTATCAACGCTGGGTAGAGAAGCATGGGCCGGAGCCAAAGTTGCCTGGCCTAAACTATACGCCTCAGCAAATGTTCTGGATCTCGGCTGGTCAGACTTGGTGTGCCAAATATCGTAAAG AATCCCTTAAGATGAGAATTACAACAGGCGTGCACTCGCCCTCAGAGTTCCGTGTGCTAGGCTCGCTGGCCAATATGAAGGACTTTGCCAAGGACTTCCAATGTCCAGAAGGCTCCCCCATGA
- the Nep2 gene encoding neprilysin-2 isoform X3, giving the protein MQTVIKNPNWWRRRTKLERSLLILSGILFLIAATGFGLWIFNALKPFEGGAGSGSGSESGADAEPSLAPPEATALHSDTTNMNKLSVEAPKGKADSEDVCLTKECIHTASTVLSKIKADVEPCDNFYEFACGTYIEEENIPDDKVSISTFSVISDKLQEQLKDIITAERPATEPKHFRLPNLLYKACMNKTLIESLGATPIAKIAKSLGGWPLIEGDSWNADDSWTWQEQVKKFRKAGFSMDYIIDFSIGVDLQNSTKRIIDVDQSALALSREYLVKGFNETLVTAYYEYMVDIAVLFGANKDEAKTQLLASLEFEIALANISWPNEKRRNSSELHNLRTAKQLQAAYPYVDWVDYMNALLPAGLTVQDDEIINLTVPPFFDELGKLLAKTPNRVIANYMMWRIHAFSIGFLSEEFRKRQLQYATALSGRQEQEARWKECVDIASGSDSDDLEADTDSLGISVGSLYVRKHFNQDSKSKALEMVNDIRMVFDDILNEVIWMDDKTKKEAKEKLHSMATHIGYPDEMLDNEKLAKYYEKLDINPEKYFESFLNMNIFGTDYSFNKLRLPVNKTDWIRHARPAIVNAFYSSLENSIQFPAGILQGHFFNAQRPKYMNFGAIGYVIGHEITHGFDDQGRQFDVKGNLRDWWQPDTQKAYLKKAQCIIEQYGNYTDNATGLNLNGINTQGENIADNGGVKESYIAYQRWVEKHGPEPKLPGLNYTPQQMFWISAGQTWCAKYRKESLKMRITTGVHSPSEFRVLGSLANMKDFAKDFQCPEGSPMNPVQKCEVW; this is encoded by the exons GAATCCCAACTGGTGGCGACGACGCACCAAGCTGGAGCGGAGCCTGCTCATCCTGAGCGGTATTCTTTTCCTGATTGCCGCCACAGGCTTCGGCCTCTGGATATTCAATGCTCTCAAGCCGTTCGAAGGAGGTGCCGGATCCGGATCCGGATCCGAATCTGGAGCCGATGCAGAACCCTCATTGGCCCCACCGGAGGCGACAGCTTTGCATAGCGATACCACCAATATGAACAAGTTGTCTGTTGAGGCTCCCAAAGGAAAGGCGGATTCGGAGGACGTTTGCCTGACCAAGGAGTGCATACACACCGCCTCCACGGTGCTGAGCAAGATCAAGGCGGATGTGGAGCCTTGCGACAATTTCTACGAGTTCGCCTGTGGCACCTACATTGAAGAGGAGAACATACCTGACGACAAGGTATCCATCAGCACTTTCTCCGTCATCTCTGACAAGCTGCAGGAGCAGCTCAAGGACATCATCACCGCCGAGCGACCTGCCACGGAGCCCAAACACTTCCGTTTGCCCAATTTGCTATACAAGGCATGCATGAACAAGA CGTTGATTGAATCTTTGGGCGCCACACCAATCGCCAAGATTGCCAAATCCCTGGGCGGCTGGCCGTTGATTGAAGGCGACAGCTGGAATGCGGACGACAGCTGGACCTGGCAGGAGCAGGTTAAGAAATTCCGCAAGGCCGGCTTCAGCATGGACTACATCATTGACTTCTCCATTGGCGTGGATCTGCAGAACAGCACCAAGCGCATTATCGAT GTGGATCAGTCCGCATTGGCTTTGAGTCGCGAGTACCTGGTTAAGGGATTTAATGAAACCCTGGTTACCGCTTATTATGAATACATGGTGGACATTGCGGTGCTTTTTGGCGCCAACAAGGATGAAGCCAAGACCCAACTACTCGCATCGCTCGAGTTCGAAATTGCCCTGGCCAAC ATCTCCTGGCCCAATGAGAAGCGTCGCAACTCATCGGAGCTGCACAACCTACGCACCGCAAAGCAGCTGCAGGCTGCCTATCCGTACGTTGACTGGGTGGACTATATGAATGCCCTGCTGCCAGCTGGCCTCACCGTGCAGGACGACGAGATAATCAATCTGACCGTGCCGCCGTTCTTCGACGAGCTGGGCAAGCTGCTGGCCAAGACGCCCAATCGTGTGATTGCCAACTATATGATGTGGCGCATACACGCCTTCTCCATTGGCTTCCTCAGTGAGGAGTTCCGCAAGCGGCAGCTGCAGTATGCCACAGCGCTGTCCGGTCGTCAGGAGCAGGAGGCACGCTGGAAGGAGTGCGTTGATATTGCCTCCGGCAG TGACAGTGACGATCTCGAAGCAGACACTGATAG CCTTGGCATATCCGTGGGCTCGCTCTACGTTCGCAAGCATTTCAACCAGGACTCGAAGTCGAAAGCCTTGGAAATGGTCAACGATATACGCATGGTGTTTGACGATATACTGAATGAAGTCATCTGGATGGACGACAAGACGAAGAAGGAGGCCAAGGAGAAGCTTCATAGCATGGCCACGCACATTGGCTATCCCGACGAGATGTTGGACAACGAGAAACTGGCCAAATACTATGAGAAACTTGACATCAATCCGGAAAAGTATTTCGAGTCGTTTTTGAACATGAACATCTTTGGCACAGACTATTCATTCAACAAGTTGCGTCTGCCGGTCAACAAAACAGATTGGATACGTCATGCCCGGCCAGCTATTGTAAACGCCTTCTACTCCTCCCTGGAGAACAGCATAC AGTTCCCGGCTGGCATACTGCAGGGCCATTTCTTTAACGCCCAGCGACCCAAGTACATGAATTTCGGAGCTATTGGCTATGTGATTGGACATGAAATCACACACGGCTTCGATGATCAAGGTCGTCAGTTTGACGTGAAAGGCAACTTGCGGGACTGGTGGCAGCCGGACACCCAGAAGGCCTATCTTAAGAAGGCACAGTGTATTATCGAACAGTATGGAAACTATACGGACAACGCAACTGGCTTGAAT TTGAATGGCATCAACACTCAAGGCGAAAATATTGCCGATAATGGTGGCGTGAAGGAGTCGTATATTGCCTATCAACGCTGGGTAGAGAAGCATGGGCCGGAGCCAAAGTTGCCTGGCCTAAACTATACGCCTCAGCAAATGTTCTGGATCTCGGCTGGTCAGACTTGGTGTGCCAAATATCGTAAAG AATCCCTTAAGATGAGAATTACAACAGGCGTGCACTCGCCCTCAGAGTTCCGTGTGCTAGGCTCGCTGGCCAATATGAAGGACTTTGCCAAGGACTTCCAATGTCCAGAAGGCTCCCCCATGA
- the Nep2 gene encoding neprilysin-2 isoform X2, translating to MARRRALRDLHAKLPLRNCKRANFGWFGGGLMLAATAAAKWNPNWWRRRTKLERSLLILSGILFLIAATGFGLWIFNALKPFEGGAGSGSGSESGADAEPSLAPPEATALHSDTTNMNKLSVEAPKGKADSEDVCLTKECIHTASTVLSKIKADVEPCDNFYEFACGTYIEEENIPDDKVSISTFSVISDKLQEQLKDIITAERPATEPKHFRLPNLLYKACMNKTLIESLGATPIAKIAKSLGGWPLIEGDSWNADDSWTWQEQVKKFRKAGFSMDYIIDFSIGVDLQNSTKRIIDVDQSALALSREYLVKGFNETLVTAYYEYMVDIAVLFGANKDEAKTQLLASLEFEIALANISWPNEKRRNSSELHNLRTAKQLQAAYPYVDWVDYMNALLPAGLTVQDDEIINLTVPPFFDELGKLLAKTPNRVIANYMMWRIHAFSIGFLSEEFRKRQLQYATALSGRQEQEARWKECVDIASGSLGISVGSLYVRKHFNQDSKSKALEMVNDIRMVFDDILNEVIWMDDKTKKEAKEKLHSMATHIGYPDEMLDNEKLAKYYEKLDINPEKYFESFLNMNIFGTDYSFNKLRLPVNKTDWIRHARPAIVNAFYSSLENSIQFPAGILQGHFFNAQRPKYMNFGAIGYVIGHEITHGFDDQGRQFDVKGNLRDWWQPDTQKAYLKKAQCIIEQYGNYTDNATGLNLNGINTQGENIADNGGVKESYIAYQRWVEKHGPEPKLPGLNYTPQQMFWISAGQTWCAKYRKESLKMRITTGVHSPSEFRVLGSLANMKDFAKDFQCPEGSPMNPVQKCEVW from the exons GAATCCCAACTGGTGGCGACGACGCACCAAGCTGGAGCGGAGCCTGCTCATCCTGAGCGGTATTCTTTTCCTGATTGCCGCCACAGGCTTCGGCCTCTGGATATTCAATGCTCTCAAGCCGTTCGAAGGAGGTGCCGGATCCGGATCCGGATCCGAATCTGGAGCCGATGCAGAACCCTCATTGGCCCCACCGGAGGCGACAGCTTTGCATAGCGATACCACCAATATGAACAAGTTGTCTGTTGAGGCTCCCAAAGGAAAGGCGGATTCGGAGGACGTTTGCCTGACCAAGGAGTGCATACACACCGCCTCCACGGTGCTGAGCAAGATCAAGGCGGATGTGGAGCCTTGCGACAATTTCTACGAGTTCGCCTGTGGCACCTACATTGAAGAGGAGAACATACCTGACGACAAGGTATCCATCAGCACTTTCTCCGTCATCTCTGACAAGCTGCAGGAGCAGCTCAAGGACATCATCACCGCCGAGCGACCTGCCACGGAGCCCAAACACTTCCGTTTGCCCAATTTGCTATACAAGGCATGCATGAACAAGA CGTTGATTGAATCTTTGGGCGCCACACCAATCGCCAAGATTGCCAAATCCCTGGGCGGCTGGCCGTTGATTGAAGGCGACAGCTGGAATGCGGACGACAGCTGGACCTGGCAGGAGCAGGTTAAGAAATTCCGCAAGGCCGGCTTCAGCATGGACTACATCATTGACTTCTCCATTGGCGTGGATCTGCAGAACAGCACCAAGCGCATTATCGAT GTGGATCAGTCCGCATTGGCTTTGAGTCGCGAGTACCTGGTTAAGGGATTTAATGAAACCCTGGTTACCGCTTATTATGAATACATGGTGGACATTGCGGTGCTTTTTGGCGCCAACAAGGATGAAGCCAAGACCCAACTACTCGCATCGCTCGAGTTCGAAATTGCCCTGGCCAAC ATCTCCTGGCCCAATGAGAAGCGTCGCAACTCATCGGAGCTGCACAACCTACGCACCGCAAAGCAGCTGCAGGCTGCCTATCCGTACGTTGACTGGGTGGACTATATGAATGCCCTGCTGCCAGCTGGCCTCACCGTGCAGGACGACGAGATAATCAATCTGACCGTGCCGCCGTTCTTCGACGAGCTGGGCAAGCTGCTGGCCAAGACGCCCAATCGTGTGATTGCCAACTATATGATGTGGCGCATACACGCCTTCTCCATTGGCTTCCTCAGTGAGGAGTTCCGCAAGCGGCAGCTGCAGTATGCCACAGCGCTGTCCGGTCGTCAGGAGCAGGAGGCACGCTGGAAGGAGTGCGTTGATATTGCCTCCGGCAG CCTTGGCATATCCGTGGGCTCGCTCTACGTTCGCAAGCATTTCAACCAGGACTCGAAGTCGAAAGCCTTGGAAATGGTCAACGATATACGCATGGTGTTTGACGATATACTGAATGAAGTCATCTGGATGGACGACAAGACGAAGAAGGAGGCCAAGGAGAAGCTTCATAGCATGGCCACGCACATTGGCTATCCCGACGAGATGTTGGACAACGAGAAACTGGCCAAATACTATGAGAAACTTGACATCAATCCGGAAAAGTATTTCGAGTCGTTTTTGAACATGAACATCTTTGGCACAGACTATTCATTCAACAAGTTGCGTCTGCCGGTCAACAAAACAGATTGGATACGTCATGCCCGGCCAGCTATTGTAAACGCCTTCTACTCCTCCCTGGAGAACAGCATAC AGTTCCCGGCTGGCATACTGCAGGGCCATTTCTTTAACGCCCAGCGACCCAAGTACATGAATTTCGGAGCTATTGGCTATGTGATTGGACATGAAATCACACACGGCTTCGATGATCAAGGTCGTCAGTTTGACGTGAAAGGCAACTTGCGGGACTGGTGGCAGCCGGACACCCAGAAGGCCTATCTTAAGAAGGCACAGTGTATTATCGAACAGTATGGAAACTATACGGACAACGCAACTGGCTTGAAT TTGAATGGCATCAACACTCAAGGCGAAAATATTGCCGATAATGGTGGCGTGAAGGAGTCGTATATTGCCTATCAACGCTGGGTAGAGAAGCATGGGCCGGAGCCAAAGTTGCCTGGCCTAAACTATACGCCTCAGCAAATGTTCTGGATCTCGGCTGGTCAGACTTGGTGTGCCAAATATCGTAAAG AATCCCTTAAGATGAGAATTACAACAGGCGTGCACTCGCCCTCAGAGTTCCGTGTGCTAGGCTCGCTGGCCAATATGAAGGACTTTGCCAAGGACTTCCAATGTCCAGAAGGCTCCCCCATGA